From a region of the Tursiops truncatus isolate mTurTru1 chromosome 13, mTurTru1.mat.Y, whole genome shotgun sequence genome:
- the LOC117307680 gene encoding LOW QUALITY PROTEIN: S-adenosylmethionine decarboxylase proenzyme-like (The sequence of the model RefSeq protein was modified relative to this genomic sequence to represent the inferred CDS: inserted 1 base in 1 codon) translates to MFVSKRRFILKTCGTTLLLKALVPLLKLARNYSGFDSIQSFFYSHKNFMKPSHQGYPHRNFQEEIEFLNAIFPNGATYCMGRMNSDCWCFCTLDFPESRVINQPDQTLEILLSELDPAVTDQFYMKDGVTAKDVTRESGIRDLIPGSVIDATLFNPCGYSVNGMKLDGTYWTIHITXEPEFSYVSFETNLSQTSYDDQIRKVVEVFKPGKFVTTLFVNQSSKCLTVLSPPQSIEGFKRLDCQSAMFSDYNFVFTSFAEKQQQQQS, encoded by the exons ATGTTTGTCTCCAAGAGACGTTTCATTTTGAAGACATGTGGTACCACCCTCTTGCTGAAAGCACTGGTTCCCCTGTTGAAACTTGCTAGGAATTACAGTGGGTTTGACTCAATTCAAAGCTTCTTTTATTCTCATAAGAATTTCATGAAGCCTTCTCACCAAGGGTACCCACACCGGAatttccaggaagaaatagagtttCTTAATGCAATTTTCCCAAATGGAGCAACATATTGTATGGGACGCATGAATTCTGATTGTTGGTGCTTTTGTACTTTGGATTTCCCAGAGAGTCGGGTAATCAATCAGCCGGATCAAACCCTGGAAATTCTGTTGAGTGAGCTTGACCCAGCAGTTACGGACCAGTTCTACATGAAAGATGGTGTTACTGCAAAGGATGTCACTCGTGAGAGTGGAATTCGTGACCTGATACCAGGTTCTGTCATTGATGCCACACTGTTCAATCCTTGTGGGTATTCAGTGAATGGAATGAAATTGGATGGAACTTATTGGACTATTCACATCA CAGAACCAGAATTTTCTTATGTTAGCTTTGAAACAAACTTAAGTCAGACCTCCTATGATGACCAGATCAGGAAAGTTGTGGAAGTCTTCAAGCCAGGAAAATTTGTGACTACCCTGTTTGTAAATCAGAGTTCTAAATGTCTCACAGTGCTTTCTCCGCCCCAGAGTATTGAAGGTTTTAAACGTCTTGATTGCCAGAGCGCTATGTTCAGTgattacaattttgtttttaccagTTTTGCTGAGAAGCAGCAACAACAGCAGAGttga